In Girardinichthys multiradiatus isolate DD_20200921_A chromosome 18, DD_fGirMul_XY1, whole genome shotgun sequence, a single window of DNA contains:
- the vtna gene encoding vitronectin a — protein sequence MKLCVLLLLALSARVFTEDESCLDRCQNGFESQRKCQCDSMCKYYKSCCSDYEAVCGMTTRGDTFVFAEDDDDDLLETTTPSPEGPAVVAYTQPPVPDFNHRLLRPLETNLKMTKPPRLVNQRVTPKSELATTTEATPTPSTTTAVPITTTPPDPDAEVCSGRPFDSFMQLKNGSIYAFRGEYFFELDQKSVLPGYPKLIRDVWGISGPIDAAFTRINCQGKTYILKGNKYWRFDDGMLEDDYPRDISVGFDKIPDHVDAAFALPAHSHHGKEKVYFFKGDQYYVYEFLHQPSHEECADMSERSPSTLFRRYTDLYYSNNERFFSELFSDLPQHHDKHHFINKDWKGLKSPVDAAMAGRIYVAPWRSSSRPDQQWGLRWDQQYQQNRQLRGQRRRNRSPSWGSMAEQGMTMGQGFAERGMEMGLRLAERRMEMEERLGRDGDRRWDRDWYQDRQWNQDWDQNRRWDQDWDRYNQNNRGNYDTRNGQFIQRQMPIQSVFFFKADKYYRVDLRTKRVDPAMPPYPRSIAKYWLGCPDTTGAEKK from the exons ATGAAGCTGTGTGTCCTCCTACTGCTCGCTTTGAGCGCCAGGGTCTTCACTGAAGATG AGTCCTGTCTGGACCGATGTCAAAATGGCTTTGAGTCTCAGAGGAAGTGCCAGTGTGACTCCATGTGCAAGTATTACAAAAGCTGCTGCTCTGACTATGAGGCCGTCTGTGGCATGACAA CTCGTGGCGACACGTTTGTGTTTgcagaagatgatgatgatgacttgCTTGAAACCACTACTCCATCTCCTGAAGGTCCCGCAGTAGTTGCATACACCCAGCCTCCTGTCCCAGACTTCAACCATAGACTGCTTCGACCTTTAGAGACCAATCTCAAAATGACAAAACCTCCACGACTTGTAAATCAAAGAGTGACCCCCAAAAGTGAGCTAGCCACCACAACTGAAGCTACTCCAACTCCTTCAACCACCACCGCTGTTCCCATCACCACAACACCACCTGACCCAGATGCTGAGGTCTGTAGTGGGAGGCCTTTTGACTCCTTCATGCAGCTTAAAAACGGCTCCATCTACGCCTTCAGAG GGGAGTACTTCTTTGAGCTGGACCAGAAGTCAGTTCTTCCCGGTTATCCAAAACTGATAAGAGATGTGTGGGGCATCAGCGGGCCAATTGATGCTGCATTCACCCGCATCAACTGTCAGGGGAAGACCTACATCCTTAAG GGAAACAAGTACTGGAGGTTTGACGACGGCATGCTGGAAGATGACTATCCACGGGACATCAGTGTTGGTTTTGACAAGATTCCTGATCACGTGGATGCAGCTTTTGcccttcctgctcacagccaccATGGAAAAGAGAAGGTTTACTTTTTCAAAG GTGACCAGTACTACGTGTATGAGTTTTTGCACCAACCCTCCCATGAGGAGTGTGCAGACATGTCTGAGAGGTCTCCTTCCACACTGTTCAGGCGCTACACAGATCTGTACTACAGCAACAATGAGCGTTTCTTCAGCGAACTCTTCTCTGACT TGCCTCAGCATCATGACAAGCATCACTTCATCAATAAAGACTGGAAAGGCCTCAAGTCTCCAGTGGATGCTGCCATGGCCGGCAGGATCTACGTCGCTCCTTGGAGGTCATCCTCCCGGCCTGACCAGCAGTGGGGTCTTCGGTGGGACCAGCAGTACCAGCAGAATAGACAACTGAGAGGTCAGAGGCGGAGGAACCGGTCTCCCTCCTGGGGGTCCATGGCCGAGCAGGGGATGACCATGGGACAGGGGTTTGCTGAGAGGGGCATGGAAATGGGTCTGAGACTGGCAGAGAGGAGGATGGAGATGGAGGAGAGGCTGGGCCGAGATGGGGACAGGCGGTGGGATCGTGACTGGTACCAGGACAGACAATGGAATCAGGACTGGGACCAGAACAGAAGGTGGGATCAGGACTGGGATCGTTACAACCAGAACAACAGAGGCAACTACGACACCAGAAATGGTCAGTTCATCCAGAGGCAAATGCCCATCCAGAGTGTGTTCTTCTTTAAAGCAG ATAAATACTACAGAGTGGACCTCAGAACCAAGAGAGTTGATCCCGCTATGCCTCCATACCCCAGATCCATTGCCAAGTACTGGCTCGGCTGTCCAGACACAACTGGAGCAGAGAAGAAGTAG